The Deinococcus detaillensis genome has a window encoding:
- a CDS encoding GGDEF domain-containing protein — MSPRRPSGKASSGKAQELIQIRAQLRAAEERADDAEYLANLTAELGIVGDSRVIGEHVAGRLQQLTQADQICISFGTVLRGVQVVVLQGDGPLQFEVLRHQRFERAEGGVFWERIESGKPLFVDDYPCSLMALPFMVQAGLSAVAHLPFGRLAGEVGILSAFRFGVARPWTSRERTLLDATAGTLGHALQRSQNFLELDQAVGFLKALIEVTRLTAAPISLYETARRAAESMAGPAQLDLAVLAQVEGEFVSHQVQFRSAAVSGKLVHLLEQGLPRSQSLVWRSLQQNEVLFIGRDHDRPLSTEVLVNEGVRALAFVPLTVGDPARGLALIIARVGNAMPWSENDRNLFLTVAHSVQLSHERQQSMQSLREDALTDPLTRLGNRRALEAALLLGLAEARKTNSGLSLISLDLDGLKAVNDHEGHDRGDALLTGFATSLRLAFRGEDALFRVGGDEFMVLVKHPAPAGTAVSGSLARVEAALERLRSSGFGQADVSAGIATFPDDRNEAKGLLRLSDQRMYLQKQEHQASLRA; from the coding sequence GTGAGCCCCCGCCGGCCTTCGGGCAAGGCCTCCTCTGGTAAGGCCCAAGAGCTGATTCAGATTAGGGCGCAGCTGCGGGCAGCAGAGGAACGCGCGGATGACGCGGAGTACCTGGCCAACCTCACTGCCGAACTCGGTATCGTCGGAGACTCGCGCGTCATCGGTGAGCATGTGGCCGGACGCCTTCAGCAGCTTACCCAGGCCGACCAGATCTGTATCAGCTTCGGAACGGTTCTCCGGGGCGTCCAGGTGGTGGTTTTGCAAGGCGACGGTCCGCTCCAGTTCGAGGTGTTGCGCCACCAGCGCTTTGAGCGTGCCGAGGGCGGCGTCTTCTGGGAACGCATCGAATCGGGAAAGCCACTGTTCGTCGATGACTATCCATGCAGCCTGATGGCGTTGCCGTTCATGGTGCAGGCGGGCCTGAGCGCCGTGGCGCATCTACCGTTTGGGCGGCTGGCCGGAGAGGTCGGGATTCTGAGCGCGTTCCGCTTTGGTGTGGCGAGACCCTGGACGTCCAGGGAACGGACGCTTCTGGACGCTACAGCCGGAACGCTGGGCCACGCCCTCCAGCGGTCCCAGAACTTTCTGGAACTCGACCAGGCCGTGGGTTTCTTGAAGGCCCTCATCGAGGTGACCCGGCTTACCGCAGCGCCGATAAGTCTGTACGAGACGGCCCGGCGGGCCGCCGAGAGCATGGCTGGTCCGGCGCAGCTTGACCTCGCTGTCCTGGCCCAGGTGGAGGGTGAGTTCGTGAGCCATCAGGTGCAGTTCAGAAGCGCTGCGGTGTCTGGGAAACTCGTTCACCTCTTGGAACAGGGACTCCCCAGGTCGCAGAGCCTGGTCTGGCGAAGTCTTCAGCAAAACGAGGTGCTGTTTATCGGCCGCGATCACGACAGGCCCCTATCCACCGAGGTATTGGTGAACGAAGGTGTCCGGGCGCTGGCGTTCGTTCCGCTGACAGTGGGCGATCCGGCCAGGGGTCTGGCGCTGATCATTGCCCGGGTCGGGAATGCCATGCCATGGTCGGAAAATGACCGGAACCTCTTCCTGACGGTGGCACACAGTGTCCAGTTGTCGCATGAGCGTCAGCAATCCATGCAGAGCCTGCGTGAAGACGCCCTGACCGATCCGCTCACCCGACTCGGCAACCGGCGCGCTTTGGAGGCTGCCCTGCTCCTGGGCCTAGCGGAGGCCCGCAAAACCAATTCGGGGTTGAGCCTGATCTCGCTTGACCTCGACGGGCTCAAGGCAGTGAACGACCATGAGGGGCATGACCGGGGTGACGCGCTGCTGACCGGGTTCGCCACGTCACTGCGGCTCGCCTTCCGTGGCGAGGACGCCCTGTTCCGAGTCGGCGGTGACGAGTTCATGGTGCTCGTGAAACATCCAGCTCCGGCAGGCACGGCGGTCAGTGGCTCGCTGGCCCGCGTCGAGGCCGCGTTAGAGCGACTCAGAAGTAGTGGGTTCGGCCAGGCCGATGTCAGTGCTGGGATCGCCACGTTCCCAGACGACCGTAACGAGGCCAAGGGTCTTCTGCGTCTCAGCGATCAACGGATGTACCTCCAGAAGCAGGAGCACCAAGCCTCCCTCAGGGCGTAG
- a CDS encoding LuxR C-terminal-related transcriptional regulator codes for MDSPLGSPLPVMLAPLYGREHDLSQLLTLLRGGVRLLTLRGPGGIGKTTLALHLAQALRENRSSPHGDPQFDHVQVIDLSAVREPERVMGLIAASLDGGSSGAPERRIHAFAAGRRTLLILDNFEQLLAAALGLGDLLAATETLRLVVTSRTALRLHDEAEYPVEPLTLAHRVRDAASSAAVQLFVARVQAVQPSFELTSTTASQVVRLCEVLEGVPLALELAAMRTRTYALGDLLARLERPLEVLKADFRDRPERLRSLRAAVQWSYDLLGDVDRTVFECCAVFDGPFTPQALVDVWGSPDVLDRAEALLEQSLLQRLDTPETFWKMLQPLKELAVERLEGHPQVAVWRERQAQHFLNMVEKEWRSRELEIVNSWDEYLPHYPNIRAGLVWTVEERRSDLAYRYLAALRSIWASFGLFVQEAPLVERVLALPEPEDRVTLLRALEVSADSLNFTGQFQACEARLHRISELCRELNDGQSAAWATFGLAVVARDTGQGERAWEMVQQVIRELREQTSATPLPRTQRFLWANAHRAAALDLLGLGRHEEALEYAQLACEYHRDMGNRYFELNSMITVGCLLVYVNRLSEARPLLLSCLHDAVNKSLRGVVIHALRLGLTLVAAEQQEWTTLVQFAAFVNEPSWESAQSMSERRLRQDMARAREALGEIAYQQAWTAGTSLQLADMVELAERLAQMPISPTIQPTSRSALTPREQEVLALVAQGHPDRKVARLLSISPTTVSKHVSNLLGKLGLHNRVELTRWAIQQETNRTT; via the coding sequence ATGGATAGCCCGCTGGGGTCGCCGCTGCCAGTCATGCTCGCCCCGCTTTATGGCCGCGAGCACGACCTGAGCCAGCTGCTGACCCTGCTGCGCGGCGGTGTGCGACTCCTCACGCTGCGCGGCCCCGGTGGCATCGGCAAGACCACGCTGGCCCTACACCTTGCCCAGGCGCTGAGGGAAAACCGTTCGTCTCCCCATGGCGACCCTCAATTTGACCACGTGCAGGTCATCGACCTGAGTGCCGTCCGCGAACCGGAGCGGGTCATGGGCCTCATCGCGGCGTCGCTGGACGGTGGATCCAGTGGAGCACCAGAACGGCGTATTCATGCCTTCGCGGCCGGTCGCCGCACCCTGCTGATCCTCGATAACTTCGAGCAACTCCTGGCCGCTGCTCTGGGACTGGGTGACCTGCTGGCCGCCACTGAGACCCTGCGGCTGGTTGTGACCAGCCGCACTGCTCTGCGCCTGCACGACGAGGCCGAGTACCCGGTCGAGCCGCTGACGCTGGCCCACCGTGTCCGGGATGCCGCCTCGAGTGCTGCGGTGCAACTGTTTGTGGCCCGCGTGCAGGCTGTGCAGCCCTCGTTCGAATTGACTTCGACTACCGCATCTCAGGTTGTGCGGCTGTGCGAGGTGCTTGAAGGTGTGCCGTTGGCTCTGGAGCTCGCAGCCATGCGGACACGCACCTACGCCCTGGGTGACCTGCTGGCCCGCCTGGAGCGTCCCCTGGAGGTTCTGAAGGCCGACTTCCGGGACCGACCCGAACGCTTGCGTTCGCTGCGGGCGGCCGTGCAGTGGAGCTACGACCTGCTGGGGGACGTGGACCGGACGGTGTTCGAATGCTGTGCAGTCTTCGACGGTCCCTTCACGCCGCAGGCGCTGGTTGACGTGTGGGGGTCACCTGATGTGCTCGACCGGGCCGAGGCGCTGCTGGAGCAGAGCCTGCTCCAGCGCCTGGACACGCCGGAGACCTTCTGGAAGATGCTTCAACCGCTCAAGGAACTGGCCGTGGAACGCTTGGAGGGCCACCCGCAGGTCGCAGTCTGGCGTGAGCGGCAGGCGCAGCACTTTCTGAACATGGTCGAGAAGGAATGGCGCAGCCGTGAGCTCGAGATTGTGAACAGCTGGGACGAGTACCTGCCGCATTACCCGAACATCCGGGCCGGCCTGGTCTGGACAGTGGAGGAACGAAGGTCCGACCTGGCCTACCGCTACCTCGCTGCGCTTCGTAGCATTTGGGCATCTTTCGGACTGTTCGTACAGGAAGCGCCGCTGGTCGAGCGGGTGCTAGCTTTGCCCGAGCCCGAAGACCGGGTCACGCTGCTCCGGGCACTGGAAGTCAGCGCGGACAGCCTGAACTTCACAGGTCAATTCCAGGCGTGTGAGGCGCGGCTGCACAGGATCTCGGAGCTGTGCCGTGAGTTGAACGATGGACAGAGTGCCGCGTGGGCCACCTTTGGCTTGGCCGTGGTGGCGCGCGACACCGGTCAGGGGGAACGGGCCTGGGAGATGGTGCAGCAGGTCATTCGCGAGCTGCGGGAACAGACGAGCGCCACTCCGCTGCCCCGCACGCAGCGGTTCCTGTGGGCCAACGCCCACAGGGCCGCGGCCCTGGATCTGCTGGGACTGGGTCGCCACGAAGAAGCCCTAGAGTACGCTCAGCTGGCCTGCGAGTATCACCGGGACATGGGTAACCGGTACTTCGAGCTGAATTCCATGATTACGGTGGGCTGCCTACTGGTGTATGTGAACAGACTTTCTGAAGCGAGGCCCCTGCTGCTGTCCTGTCTGCACGACGCAGTGAACAAGAGTCTCAGGGGAGTCGTCATCCATGCCCTGCGTCTAGGGCTGACCCTGGTGGCGGCTGAGCAGCAGGAATGGACGACGCTGGTGCAGTTCGCGGCGTTCGTGAATGAGCCCAGTTGGGAAAGCGCGCAGAGTATGTCGGAGCGTCGTCTGCGCCAGGATATGGCCCGTGCCCGCGAGGCGCTGGGCGAGATCGCCTACCAGCAGGCCTGGACGGCTGGCACCTCCCTGCAACTGGCGGACATGGTGGAACTGGCTGAGCGGCTGGCCCAGATGCCGATCTCACCGACCATCCAGCCGACCAGCCGCTCAGCGTTGACGCCCCGCGAACAGGAGGTGTTGGCCCTAGTGGCACAGGGCCATCCGGACCGGAAGGTTGCCCGCCTGTTGAGCATCAGCCCCACCACCGTCAGCAAGCACGTCAGCAACCTGCTCGGCAAACTGGGCCTGCACAACCGTGTGGAACTGACCCGCTGGGCCATTCAACAGGAAACGAACCGAACTACATAG
- a CDS encoding PAS domain S-box protein, with protein MDHHSASIPDLNLLSQALTANVNPFIITDAQQLDMPIVYVNPAFEQLSGYRAAEIIGRNCRFMQGQDRDQDARREIRDALAQGQSTTTVLRNYRKDGTLFYNELTLSPLRDVAGILTHFVGFQNDVTSLEEALRGEAQAREQLSATLNRMTDGFLSFDKDWKLIYINKAAARIAGRQPEDFAGLDPFAAFSEHRDAALSLAVLQAVETGTTQSAVSYLPAFGRWIELTAYPGDDGMSMFLRDVTESREAQRELQVSEERFAKVFQTSPISIFIIRSKDGTFVDVNEEFLRQIGYRREDIIGNQSQNLISLVDPADRDETWDTLDPPQPIQSREILFYNKAGEAVHGVLTIVPTEVAGETCTICFMRDVTEEKRAQHRLEASEARLRNTVTELQRTLDLSLDMIVTVGADDHLIFVRVSAASSRILGYAPEEMLGRSAFDFVHPDDAAMTSVEGQHISSGQATTTFQNRYLHKDGSVVWLEWSAVVVPDERLLYGVARDITQRQSAEEDQAFLVAIVHASHNAIIGLSLDGIVRSWNPGAEELYGYTAAEVIGQPITFLIPAEFQILEMKLIERARRGERDPPFEAWRITKSGKQIQVVVTISPVLNAAAQVVGFSKITRDITSLREAEHEVQTLNENLRDQLRHVTGLQEIDRSIAASAGLDVTLGLILDNIMQRLNADAVTVLLLDQHTLTLEYAAARGFTTALHDLTLQLGEGLGGQVAVDRQPMLIPDLRTVTLSPTWWAMLQKERIMAYYGAPIIAKGKVLGVIEVLHRKPFDPSATWLETFGILDNQAAIAVDSSWLFTELERKNLELRLAYDETIEGWARALDLRDHETEGHSRRVTEMTVALCQHLSVPPEKLVDVRRGALLHDIGKMGVPDAVLLKPGKLTEDEWVMMRKHPGYAVDLLSPIEYLRPALDIPQYHHEKWDGSGYPLGLKGEAIPRAARAFAVVDVYDALTSNRPYRKAWTRKRALEHIQNGAGTHFDPAVVMIFMQMLHQSAP; from the coding sequence ATGGATCACCACTCTGCGTCAATCCCTGACCTCAACCTCCTGAGCCAAGCCCTGACGGCCAACGTCAATCCTTTTATCATCACCGACGCCCAGCAGCTGGACATGCCCATCGTGTACGTCAACCCGGCTTTCGAGCAGCTGAGCGGCTACCGAGCAGCCGAGATCATCGGGCGTAACTGCCGCTTCATGCAGGGCCAAGACCGTGATCAGGACGCCCGGCGTGAGATCCGGGACGCCCTGGCGCAAGGTCAGAGCACCACCACGGTACTGCGCAACTACCGCAAAGACGGCACGCTGTTCTATAACGAGCTGACCCTCAGTCCTCTCCGGGACGTGGCGGGCATCCTCACGCACTTCGTGGGCTTTCAGAACGACGTCACCTCGCTTGAGGAAGCGCTGCGGGGCGAAGCGCAGGCCCGTGAGCAACTGAGCGCCACTCTGAACCGCATGACCGACGGCTTCCTGTCCTTTGATAAGGATTGGAAGTTGATTTACATCAATAAAGCCGCCGCGAGGATCGCCGGTCGACAACCCGAGGACTTTGCCGGTCTTGACCCTTTTGCCGCCTTTTCCGAACATAGAGACGCTGCGCTCAGCTTGGCTGTCTTGCAAGCGGTGGAGACGGGCACCACCCAGAGCGCAGTCAGTTATCTGCCAGCGTTCGGACGGTGGATCGAGCTGACGGCCTATCCGGGTGACGACGGGATGTCGATGTTTCTGCGCGACGTCACCGAGAGCCGAGAAGCGCAGCGTGAGCTTCAGGTCAGCGAAGAGCGCTTTGCCAAAGTCTTCCAGACCAGTCCCATCTCCATCTTCATCATCCGGAGCAAGGACGGGACTTTTGTTGACGTCAATGAGGAGTTTTTGCGTCAGATCGGCTACCGAAGGGAAGACATCATCGGCAATCAATCGCAGAACCTCATTTCCCTGGTTGATCCAGCAGACCGTGACGAAACCTGGGACACCTTGGACCCGCCCCAGCCAATACAGAGCCGGGAAATCCTTTTTTATAACAAGGCTGGAGAGGCCGTACACGGCGTCCTGACCATCGTGCCGACAGAGGTGGCCGGAGAAACCTGCACCATCTGTTTCATGCGCGACGTCACCGAGGAGAAGCGGGCCCAGCACCGTCTTGAAGCCAGCGAGGCGCGTTTGCGCAACACCGTAACAGAGTTGCAGCGCACCCTCGACTTATCCCTCGATATGATCGTCACCGTTGGGGCAGACGACCACCTCATATTCGTCAGGGTGAGCGCCGCTTCCAGTCGTATCCTGGGATATGCGCCTGAGGAGATGCTTGGCCGCTCCGCCTTCGATTTCGTTCATCCCGACGACGCTGCCATGACCAGCGTTGAGGGCCAGCACATCAGTTCAGGTCAGGCCACGACGACCTTCCAAAACCGCTACCTCCATAAAGATGGCAGCGTGGTCTGGCTGGAATGGTCGGCGGTGGTGGTGCCGGACGAGAGATTGCTGTACGGTGTGGCCCGCGACATCACCCAGCGCCAGTCTGCCGAGGAAGATCAGGCGTTCCTGGTGGCCATCGTGCACGCCAGTCACAATGCCATCATCGGGTTGTCTCTTGACGGCATCGTCCGCTCCTGGAATCCCGGTGCCGAGGAACTCTACGGCTACACAGCAGCCGAGGTAATCGGTCAGCCGATCACCTTCTTGATCCCCGCCGAGTTTCAGATCCTGGAAATGAAGCTGATCGAACGGGCCAGGCGTGGCGAGCGGGATCCACCGTTTGAAGCCTGGCGGATCACCAAGAGTGGGAAGCAGATCCAGGTCGTGGTGACCATCTCGCCCGTCCTGAACGCGGCTGCTCAGGTGGTCGGCTTCTCGAAGATCACCCGCGATATCACTTCCCTGCGCGAGGCCGAGCACGAGGTTCAGACCCTCAATGAAAATCTCAGGGATCAACTGCGTCACGTCACCGGCTTGCAGGAGATCGACCGCTCCATTGCCGCCAGCGCGGGTCTCGACGTCACGCTCGGCCTCATCCTGGACAACATCATGCAGCGGCTGAACGCCGACGCGGTGACGGTTCTGCTGCTCGATCAGCACACCCTCACGCTTGAATATGCGGCGGCCAGGGGCTTTACCACTGCACTCCACGACCTGACGTTGCAGCTCGGCGAAGGTCTGGGCGGTCAGGTCGCGGTGGACCGGCAGCCGATGCTCATCCCCGATCTCCGCACCGTCACCCTCTCGCCGACCTGGTGGGCCATGCTTCAAAAGGAGCGGATCATGGCCTACTACGGCGCGCCGATCATCGCCAAAGGCAAGGTCTTGGGCGTCATCGAGGTGCTGCACCGCAAACCCTTCGATCCGTCGGCTACCTGGCTGGAAACCTTCGGAATCCTCGACAATCAAGCGGCCATTGCTGTGGACAGCAGCTGGCTCTTCACGGAACTGGAGCGCAAGAACTTGGAGCTGCGGCTGGCCTACGACGAGACCATCGAAGGCTGGGCGCGGGCGCTGGACCTGCGCGATCACGAGACCGAGGGGCATTCCAGGCGGGTGACCGAGATGACCGTGGCGCTGTGTCAGCATTTGAGCGTTCCACCCGAGAAACTCGTGGACGTGCGCCGGGGCGCTTTGCTTCACGACATCGGCAAGATGGGCGTTCCCGACGCGGTGCTGCTCAAGCCCGGCAAGCTCACCGAAGACGAGTGGGTCATGATGAGAAAGCATCCTGGGTACGCGGTGGACCTGCTCTCGCCGATTGAATATCTGCGCCCGGCACTGGACATCCCGCAGTATCACCACGAGAAGTGGGACGGCAGCGGCTACCCGCTGGGCTTGAAAGGGGAGGCCATCCCCAGGGCGGCCAGGGCATTCGCGGTGGTGGACGTCTACGACGCCCTGACCAGCAACCGCCCCTACCGAAAGGCTTGGACCAGGAAGCGAGCCCTCGAGCACATCCAAAACGGTGCAGGCACCCACTTCGATCCGGCAGTGGTGATGATCTTCATGCAGATGCTGCATCAGAGTGCACCGTGA
- a CDS encoding cupin domain-containing protein, whose translation MFMLKGREDPSNVILHIPARTRRSFRFAGDLFTVLVTGEESGGSYTTMEVLVSPGGGPGLHQHEAEEEQFYVLSGQLTYQVGPRTFEVKAGDFVHIPRQTPHSITNGPQPARLLATFSPAGPERSFMEAGVWLSPDESDPWTSPGEQI comes from the coding sequence ATGTTTATGCTCAAAGGTCGAGAAGATCCATCCAACGTCATTCTTCATATTCCGGCGCGTACCCGGCGCTCTTTCCGGTTCGCTGGAGACCTCTTTACGGTTTTGGTGACCGGCGAGGAATCAGGCGGCAGCTACACCACCATGGAAGTGCTTGTTTCACCCGGCGGAGGTCCAGGTCTGCACCAGCACGAAGCTGAGGAAGAACAGTTTTATGTGCTGAGTGGCCAGCTTACCTACCAGGTAGGCCCACGTACCTTCGAGGTGAAGGCTGGCGACTTCGTTCATATTCCCAGGCAGACGCCCCATAGCATCACCAACGGACCGCAACCCGCACGCCTCCTTGCGACGTTTTCGCCAGCTGGACCAGAACGCTCTTTCATGGAAGCAGGAGTATGGCTCAGTCCAGACGAATCCGATCCATGGACATCGCCTGGGGAGCAGATATGA
- a CDS encoding cupin domain-containing protein: MSTASSSRAVIVQAGAGNDLDLEAVGIISAMLTGKQTVGALTVVWVPVPPDFGTPPGVHSKEDELVHVIDGHVSCFIDGHWTDVGHGGPEMAEFLAICRDQGITLLEDVQLTPHLLPL, from the coding sequence ATGTCCACTGCGTCCTCATCCCGAGCTGTCATCGTTCAAGCTGGCGCAGGCAACGATCTTGACCTCGAGGCTGTAGGGATCATCTCCGCCATGCTCACGGGTAAGCAGACGGTTGGAGCCCTCACGGTCGTTTGGGTACCAGTACCTCCAGATTTCGGCACACCTCCAGGTGTCCACTCAAAGGAAGACGAGCTAGTTCATGTGATCGATGGCCACGTCAGCTGCTTCATCGACGGACACTGGACGGATGTTGGGCACGGTGGCCCGGAGATGGCCGAGTTTCTGGCCATCTGTCGTGATCAAGGTATTACGCTGCTTGAAGATGTGCAGTTGACGCCTCACCTGTTGCCTCTGTAG
- a CDS encoding cupin domain-containing protein: MTGEESGGSYTTMELFVPPGVGPDLHQHEAEEEQFYVLSGQLTYQVGQHTFNVKAGDFIHIPRQTPHGFINGPQPARLLATFSPAGPECSFMEAGVWLSPDEADPWTSPGEQL; encoded by the coding sequence GTGACCGGTGAGGAATCGGGCGGCAGCTATACCACCATGGAACTGTTTGTTCCACCTGGCGTAGGTCCAGACCTTCACCAGCACGAAGCCGAAGAGGAGCAGTTTTATGTGCTAAGTGGGCAACTCACCTATCAGGTAGGCCAACACACCTTCAATGTGAAGGCTGGCGACTTCATTCATATTCCCAGGCAGACGCCACATGGCTTCATCAACGGACCGCAACCTGCACGCCTCCTCGCTACGTTTTCGCCAGCTGGACCGGAATGCTCTTTCATGGAAGCAGGGGTATGGCTCAGTCCAGACGAGGCCGACCCATGGACATCGCCTGGAGAGCAGCTATGA
- a CDS encoding methyltransferase, producing the protein MSTPTSPSAAFAEMDQLIRGFQLSRMIQVAVALGLPDQLTDGPEFAAPLALKVGADPQMLLRLCRALAAFGIFEIDADDRIGQSVRSDTLRKNAVPTLYHAARYWAAPHVTGGWANLEHAVRTGDCAFEAVYHMPVFDYLKLHPDEAELFNVLMQNGTGDRPAAVAAACDLTGASLVVDVGGGTGALLAALLERNPGMRGLLFDQEAVVAGAGRVLGELAKRVEVQAGSFFESVPPGGDVYLLSQILHDWDDEHCLSILANIRAAMGPQKRLLVIDQVMGESGPPSPMTYLTDITMMVNLHGWERTRGEFIALFNNSGFGEPQLHQTNSSFWVLETRSI; encoded by the coding sequence ATGTCGACACCGACGTCCCCCAGTGCCGCTTTCGCTGAGATGGATCAGCTGATCCGGGGCTTCCAGCTCTCCAGGATGATCCAGGTCGCTGTGGCCCTGGGGCTGCCAGACCAGCTGACGGACGGCCCAGAATTTGCCGCTCCCCTCGCACTGAAGGTCGGTGCGGACCCACAAATGCTGCTTCGCCTGTGCCGGGCGCTGGCAGCATTCGGGATTTTCGAGATCGACGCTGATGACCGCATCGGTCAGTCTGTCCGCTCGGACACCCTGAGGAAAAACGCGGTGCCGACGCTGTATCACGCGGCCCGCTACTGGGCTGCCCCGCACGTGACAGGTGGATGGGCCAACCTGGAGCATGCCGTCCGAACAGGCGACTGCGCCTTCGAGGCCGTTTACCACATGCCAGTGTTCGACTACCTGAAGCTCCATCCCGACGAGGCGGAGCTGTTTAATGTGCTGATGCAGAACGGAACGGGTGATCGGCCAGCTGCGGTCGCGGCTGCCTGTGATCTTACGGGTGCAAGTCTGGTCGTCGATGTCGGTGGGGGGACCGGAGCGCTGCTGGCCGCGCTCCTCGAACGGAACCCTGGGATGCGCGGCCTGCTGTTTGATCAGGAGGCCGTGGTGGCCGGAGCTGGGCGGGTCCTCGGCGAGTTGGCCAAACGGGTAGAAGTTCAGGCCGGGAGCTTCTTCGAAAGTGTCCCGCCGGGCGGGGACGTGTACCTCCTGTCGCAGATCCTGCACGACTGGGACGATGAGCATTGCCTGTCGATCCTGGCGAACATCCGGGCCGCAATGGGCCCGCAGAAGCGGTTGCTGGTCATTGATCAGGTCATGGGTGAGTCAGGCCCGCCAAGTCCGATGACCTACCTGACGGACATCACCATGATGGTCAACCTGCACGGTTGGGAACGCACCCGAGGGGAGTTCATCGCCCTGTTTAACAACTCCGGGTTTGGGGAGCCCCAACTGCATCAGACCAACTCATCCTTCTGGGTCCTGGAAACACGGAGCATCTGA
- a CDS encoding SMP-30/gluconolactonase/LRE family protein encodes MFSLNVVLRRTSFALLTLGLLGIPGTMSAQKTAVSEMISYSLPGNSVFPEGVAHQAGSQNFYVSSTTDGTIFKGTLGKANAEVMLPPVPERPSVLGMKVDEGGWLYMAGGTSGKIFVYDTATKAPIKAFDTPEAPERFINDVALSADAAYFTDSARPILFRVSRTANSVGEIEAWLDLSTTAVKYLPFGPGSAPNLNGIVVTPGGQYLIVVQSNTGKLYRITIADKTVKEIDLGGIEVHGDGLLFNGPTLYAVADSSIVPITLSADFSSGKLGVALTDDRLRFPTTIAQVGDRLLVVNSQFDKQGSGLTPEVPFTVLSVTIPK; translated from the coding sequence ATGTTCTCGCTCAACGTCGTTTTGCGCCGCACTTCGTTCGCGCTTCTCACTCTGGGCTTGCTGGGAATCCCCGGCACCATGAGCGCCCAGAAGACAGCCGTGTCTGAGATGATTAGCTATAGCTTGCCTGGCAACTCGGTGTTCCCCGAAGGGGTGGCGCACCAGGCTGGAAGCCAGAACTTTTACGTCAGTAGTACGACCGACGGCACCATCTTCAAGGGAACATTGGGCAAGGCCAACGCTGAGGTCATGCTGCCCCCTGTTCCTGAGCGCCCCTCGGTCCTGGGCATGAAAGTTGACGAGGGCGGGTGGCTGTACATGGCCGGCGGAACCAGCGGCAAGATCTTCGTTTACGATACGGCGACCAAGGCACCGATTAAAGCGTTTGACACGCCTGAAGCGCCGGAGCGCTTCATCAATGACGTCGCGCTCTCGGCAGACGCCGCCTACTTCACCGATTCTGCCCGCCCCATCTTGTTCCGGGTCAGCCGCACTGCCAACAGCGTGGGCGAGATTGAGGCCTGGCTGGACCTGAGCACGACCGCCGTGAAATATCTGCCGTTTGGTCCGGGCAGTGCCCCCAATCTCAACGGTATTGTCGTCACACCGGGCGGTCAGTACCTGATCGTGGTGCAGTCGAACACCGGCAAGCTGTACCGCATCACTATCGCCGACAAGACGGTGAAGGAGATTGATCTGGGCGGGATCGAGGTCCACGGCGACGGTCTCCTGTTCAACGGGCCAACGCTGTACGCCGTTGCCGATTCCAGCATCGTACCGATTACCCTCTCGGCGGACTTCAGCAGCGGCAAGCTGGGCGTGGCCTTGACCGATGACCGCCTGCGTTTCCCGACGACCATCGCGCAGGTCGGTGATCGTCTGCTGGTCGTCAACTCACAGTTCGACAAGCAAGGCTCCGGCCTGACGCCCGAGGTGCCATTTACCGTATTGAGTGTAACCATTCCCAAATAA